A DNA window from Castanea sativa cultivar Marrone di Chiusa Pesio chromosome 7, ASM4071231v1 contains the following coding sequences:
- the LOC142642460 gene encoding trimethyltridecatetraene synthase-like — MLYKPHNLPQTLTAISSNSYQVMESSSSFSSWALIAMASLATLAFLSKLLHFKSHQLKFPPGPKAWPIIGNLNLVGSHPPKSLHKLAQKYGPIMQLKIGSFPVVVASSAEMAKEFLKTHDQVFASRPKSAVGKHLVYNNFNVTWAPAGPYWRQGRKIFSELFNSKRLNSYQYIRVEEMRAFMSRLCTLSGTGKPLKLKDHLFVHNLNIISRVVFGKNCVSSESKNETSTVTHEELLEMLDELFFLHVVFNIGDWIPWLDFLDLQRYVMRMKALSKKFDKFLDHVLHEHNAKKEGANDFVPKDEIVNLLVQRADDPNADTKLSYDGIKAVIQELIAGGTNTTMTTLEWAMSELLKQPRLIKKATEELDKVIGRDRWVEEIDIPQLPYIEAIVKETMRKHPVAGLLAPHLAMQDCDVAGYKIQKGTRVFVNTWSIGRDSSIWDAPEEFRPERFLGKAIDVKGQSFELLPFGSGRRMCPGYSFGLKVISSTLANMLHGFNWKLPENMKNEDLSMDEVYGFATSRKFPLVAMMEPRLPLHLY, encoded by the exons atgctGTATAAACCCCATAATCTGCCTCAAACTCTCACTGCCATATCCTCTAACTCCTACCAAGTAATggagtcttcttcttctttctcttcttgggcTCTTATAGCAATGGCATCACTAGCAACCTTAGCCTTTCTCTCAAAATTGTTACACTTCAAATCCCACCAGCTAAAATTTCCACCAGGTCCCAAAGCTTGGCCAATCATAGGCAATCTGAATCTTGTGGGCTCTCATCCTCCCAAATCGCTTCATAAATTGGCCCAAAAATATGGACCAATTATGCAGCTCAAGATTGGTTCCTTCCCTGTTGTGGTTGCCTCATCTGCCGAAATGGCAAAGGAATTCCTAAAAACGCATGACCAGGTCTTTGCCTCTAGACCCAAATCTGCCGTTGGCAAGCATTTAGTTTATAACAATTTCAATGTCACTTGGGCCCCAGCTGGACCATATTGGCGTCAAGGCCGTAAGATTTTTTCCGAGTTGTTTAACTCAAAACGACTCAACTCCTATCAATACATTCGTGTTGAAGAAATGCGTGCATTTATGTCACGCCTTTGCACCTTGTCAGGTACAGGGAAGCCACTTAAGCTAAAAGACCATCTCTTTGTTCATAATCTAAACATTATAAGCAGAGTTGTCTTTGGTAAAAACTGTGTTAGCAGTGAGTCCAAAAATGAGACCTCAACAGTGACACATGAAGAGTTACTAGAAATGTTAGACGAGTTGTTTTTCCTACATGTGGTGTTTAACATAGGGGACTGGATACCATGGCTTGATTTCCTAGACTTGCAGAGGTATGTGATGCGAATGAAGGCTTTAAGTAAGAAATTCGATAAATTCCTTGACCATGTCCTTCATGAACACAACGCAAAGAAGGAAGGAGCGAATGATTTTGTGCCAAAGGATGAGATTGTGAATTTATTAGTGCAGCGCGCTGATGATCCTAATGCTGATACTAAGCTCTCCTATGACGGTATCAAGGCGGTCATTCAA GAACTGATAGCTGGAGGCACAAATACAACCATGACGACTCTGGAATGGGCAATGTCCGAACTCCTAAAGCAACCACGTCTAATTAAAAAGGCAACAGAAGAGCTCGATAAAGTAATAGGGAGAGACAGATGGGTGGAAGAGATTGACATTCCGCAACTTCCTTATATTGAAGCAATTGTCAAGGAGACAATGAGAAAGCACCCTGTGGCTGGATTGCTTGCACCACATTTAGCTATGCAAGATTGTGATGTAGCTGGTTACAAAATCCAGAAAGGAACTAGAGTCTTCGTAAACACATGGAGTATTGGGAGAGACTCATCAATATGGGATGCACCAGAAGAGTTCCGCCCAGAGAGGTTTTTGGGTAAGGCTATTGATGTGAAGGGCCAAAGTTTTGAGCTATTACCATTTGGTTCTGGGAGGAGAATGTGTCCTGGCTATAGCTTTGGACTCAAGGTGATTAGCTCTACCTTGGCTAATATGTTACATGGATTTAACTGGAAACTAccagaaaatatgaaaaatgaagaTTTAAGCATGGATGAAGTTTATGGATTTGCAACATCTCGCAAATTCCCACTTGTTGCAATGATGGAACCTCGACTCCCTCTTCATCTTTATTAG